CGGAAAGTAACGCGCCGACCCACCGCCTGTCAACGCAGTTGTTCCACATCGCCCGGCTTGACAAACCGCAAGCGTGTCCACTAAGCGCCAGCCCGGTTTCGTAGCGGGTTTCAATAGCTACCCCTACCCCTACCGACCTACCACGCCAACAGACGACAGCTTATTCTGGCGATTTCAACAACAGTTGTTCAGGTCGGATCATGACATCCCACGTCTTTGAGTAAGCAGAGCCCGAACCCAAGCCCGAGCGCACCGCCGTGTCGAGTGGCATATCCGATAGACAGACAGGTGCTGCTGGCGGACGCTGGCGCGGCTTCGAGCATCCCTTGGCCTCCATTTACTTCCTTCCCTGCGGAACGTGGCTTAGAATAGGGGGATGCGAGGGACTCAGCGATGTTTAGCGATCGGGCTGGCCGGGCTATGGCCTGCGCTCGTGGCTTGGCCGGCGATGGCACAGCCGGCCCCGCCCGCCGAGGGGGTCGATGCACCGCAGGGCCAGGATCAAGACGTTGAGGACGATGCCAAGGCCGCTTGGCGGGCCGAGGTGGATCGGCTGACCGGCGCGTGCCTGGCGCTCCAGGCCGAGCAACGCGGGCTGCGCGAGGCGGTGCGTTCGTCGGTCGCGGGGTTGAACAGCACGCTGCTGGCGCTCATGGAGGCCGCGAAGGTTTTGGCCGATCCGTTGGCTGCGCCGGAGGAGGCGACCCCGGTCACCGAGCGGGTTGCGTCGCTGTCCAGCGAAGAGGCGCAGATCGAGCGTTGGCTCTGGGGCGAGGAGCTGCCCGACCAGCCGGGCGTGACGCGCGCGTCCTTGCGGGCCCGGCTGGTCGCGCTGCGTCAGGAACGGCAAAACGCGGCGCTGCTGATCGAGGCCCACACCCTGGTCGGCGCGTTCGACCGCGAGCAGATGCGCTCGCGCATGCTGGAGCAGGCCGAGGCGCTCCGCGAAGAGATCGGCGAGGCGACGCTGCCGATGCGAGACCGGCTGTCGGCACTGGAGGTCGAGGCCGCGCGCGAAGGTGAGGCGTTTGAAGAGGTCATGGCGGGGTTCGGCCGGATCACAGACCAACTCCCCATCGCGGTCGAGGCGGTCACGGCCGACGGATGGTTTCAGCACGGGCTCACGTCACTGCGCTGGTACGACCGTCGCGGCCGACTGGTCGCTACCGCGCGGGTTCGTCTGCGCCCGAGCGTCGATCGCGATATGCCGCCGCCTCTGGTACTCGACCGCTTCGCCATCATCAGCCAGACCGACCAAGAGGCCACCGTCAGTGTCGGCTACTTCACGGTCGAGTTCCGCGCCGCGATGCCCGAGGTCGCGGGCGAGCAGCAGGTGCTCGACACGCTGGTGCGCCTGCTCGACCTCGAAGGGCTCGGCGATGTGCGGCCGGCCGCGAAATCCACCGCGCAGAACTAACTGTGTAGCCAACCGCCCATCGGGCAGCGCGTTGGCACCACACCACCCGGCGCGCCGTCCGTTGGGCGAGGGCTAAACGGTTTCTCGTTTGCGATGGGTCCCCCATCAAAAACCCTGCGGCGCGGCGCGGGGTGTCGGTGGGTCTGCTTGTCTGACCCGAGCGCCGCCTAAACGTCTTGGTGACAGCAAGCATGCGCTTCGGGTTCATCTTCTCGTACATCTTCCGCGATCACCTTGTCCTCTGTCTCTTCCCCATCCGATGCCTCAGCTTCGTCGTTGCCCGTACATGACTTTTCCGCGTCGGGGGTCTCGGGCTTTTCGACACTCGGGAGGATGACGATCACGCTGGGCGATGCGCTGGGCGGGAGCGTATCGACCAGGCCATCGACCTGTTCGTCCGTCGTCAGCGGGCGGTGCTGCCGCAGCACGCGGGCCAGCAGCGGGCCGCGGTCGCGGTCCAAGGGCTTGATCGGCAGCACGACCGCTGCCGTGGCCTCTTCCACCTCGGGGAAGGCAGGGAGCGCGTGCGGGAACTTCTCCAGCTTGGACATGTACGGTCCGTGGTACTTGTAGGACGCGGCGTCGTGGTTCGTGTGCCGCGCGTCCGAGCCGTCGCCGACATGGAACACGATGCGGATGAACACCGCCATCACAAACACCGCAAGGATCAACTGCACCAAGGTAAATGCTTTTCGGCGCGCACGAGTCATGGTGATTCCTTCCTAAGACATTGCATGGCATCCCTGCGGCCCCGGGCGTTGCGCCCTCGGCGGGCGGTCGCATCCTGCGATCCACCGTTTGGCACGACTAGCGTAACGGGTACGCTCCAAGTCCCGCAAGGGTTTCTTCGTCAATTCTTCCAGGTCGGGGACAGCGGGTGAAACGATTCTCGGTGTTGCGGCCGATCACTACTAGGCAGACGTTTGCCAGCCCTGTTTTTCCAGCGGAAAACGGAAATTTTTGAATCACAGGGCTTCCCCTTAGTTCATGTGCATTGTTTTGAGAACTCATTGCGTTTTGAACGACGGCACATGAAACAAGGTCGTTTGAGGCAGCTCGACTTCATACGGGGTTGCCCTGACGCTACGATGCGGGGATGGACCCGACACCTCGTATCATCGCGCTCGAAGAAAAACTCGCGCACCTCGAAAAGTACCTCGGCGACCTGGACGAAGTCGTTCGCGACCTCGCTGCCCGGCTCGACACGCAGACCAAAGGCGTGCAGCAGATGCGCTCCGTCCTGGAACAACACCTCGCCGGTGGCGACGATACCAAGGGCTCCGACCCAGACCCAGACCCCGAGTCCGACCGCCCGCCGCATTGGTAGACGCCGAACCCCGAATTCGATGATTCCACGGCAGACTCGCTTTGTTTCTGTGAAGCCCACCCGCCCACAACCGCAGGGCAGGCCTAAGCTCTTTTGGGTGCGGACCAAGGTCTAACCGAACCACAAGTACGCTGGGGATGGAGCACGCGACGCGATGATTACCCCGACCCTCCCGACCGACGAGGCCGAGCGGCTGACTTCCCTCTATGCCCTGGAGGTGCTGGACACGCCGGGCGAAGCGCGGTTCGACCGGATCGTCAAGCTGGCCCGGCATGTACTGGGGGTGCCGATCGCCTACATCGCGATGATCGATTCGGACCGGCAGTGGTTCAAAGCGAAGACGGGCCTGTGCGACTTGCTCACCGAGACGTCGCGTGCCGATTCATTCTGCGGCCATGCGATCCTGACCGACGATCCGCTGATCGTGCCCGACGCGTTGGAGGACGAGCGTTTCTTTGACAACCCGATGGTCGTCGGCGAGCCGTACATCCGCTTCTATGCCGGCTACCCGCTCAAGAGCGCACAGGGCCACAACGTCGCCACGCTCTGTATCGCGGACATCAATCCGCGGCCCTTCGACGCAGCGCAGGTCCGGACGCTGGGCCACCTGGCCGAGCTCGCCGAGCAGGAGCTGAACATGGTCGGCGTGATCGCGGCGCAGAAAGACCTGCTGGAAACGCGCAATGCGCTGATCGCTTCGCAGAAACAATTGTCGCGCGAGCTTGCCGAGGCCGCAGTCTATGTCCGGTCGTTCCTGCCTGATCGGCTGGTCGGCCTCGACGACGCGATCCGAGTGGACTACCAGTTTCTCGAGTCGTCTCAGCTCGGGGGCGACCTGCTGGGCTACGACACCATCGACGACGACCACCTCGCGATCTGGCTGCTCGACGTGACGGGGCACGGCGTGGGCGCGACCCTGCTCTCCATCTCCGTGGGCAATACGCTACGCAACGGCACGCTACGCGCCGACCCGCGCGAACCGGCCGAGGTCCTGGAAGAACTCAACCACGCCTTCCCGATGGAACGCAACAACAACAAGTTCTTTACGATCTGGTACGGCGTTTACCAGAAGTCGACCCGCACCCTTCGATACACCGCCGGCGGGCACCACCCCGCGCTGCTGCTGATGCCCCAGGGCCCGGCCCGGAAGCTCGGTTCGCCGGGGCTCATGGTCGGCGCGGTCCAAGGCGCGACCTACGAAACCGAATCGGTGCAGGTCCCCGAAACGGGCCGGCTCTACCTCTTCTCCGACGGGCTCTACGAGGTCCGCGGCGGCGACGAAGACAAGCTGCTCGGCCTCGACGACGTCTATCAACTCATCGCCCAACCACACCCCGACCCGACCACACGCATCCAGCATGTCGTCGATACCGTCCGCCAATACCAAGGCCCTGGCCGCAGCTTCTTCGACGATGTCTCGATCCTCGAAGTCGAGTTTGCTACGTAGAACAGGCCAGGCCCGCCCTACTCGCCTTCGCCCATCAGCTCCAGCATCGCATCCGCGAACGCCTCGCCGATGCGGTTGAACCAGATCGCGCTGCCCAGGTAGTGGTAGCCGTGGTCCGAGCCCACACGCTCCCACGCCTCGACGTTGTCGCGCCAGGTCGGGTACAGCTCCTCGGCCGCGGTATCGACCAGCACATCCGTCAGCACCGTCTTGACGTTGCCCTCAAACGCGGGCACATCATTCATCGCGAGCTGCGCGTTGCGCACAACCAGCATGTTGCCCGCCGGCTCCTTCGAGCCGTTCTGCCCCATTGCGCCGATGACGAACGGCAGGTCGGGCGCTTCAAGGTCGCTGCGCACGTCGTTGATGAAGTGCTCCATGTTGGACTCGTACTCGCCCGGCGCGAGCTCGCCGTACTGGTCGTTCCACCCCTGGAACCACACGAACCCGCACAGCTCGACCTCGCGCCCCGCAAGCTCGGGGAAGCGCTCATCGAGCTCGGCCAGAGTCGTGCGCACCTCGTCGAGCATGTTGCGGTACGACGAGCCGTACTCCGCGACGATGTCGTCCATCGTCGGCAGCGGGTTGTTGCGGCTGTGGCGTTCGTTATCGTTACGCACGCGCTCCTGCCGCTGGGCAAGCTCGGCTTCCAGGAACTCGTCGCTGGGCATCCCCGCCGAGGGCGAGCGGAACAGCTTGTACAGCGAGTGCCCGCCCCACGCCGCCTTGATCAATAGCACCGGCTCGTCGAAGTGGTCCCCCATCGCCCATCCAAACGCCAGCTCACACCCTGTCCGGTCGCGCGACCCGTACCCGATCGTCAGCCCGCCGCGTCGGTTCAAGTAGTTGATCCACACATCGGTGCGCGTGACCCATTCATCCCCCTCGCGGTACTGCGTAAACAGCTCCGCCGTCGCGGGGTCGTTGGCCTGGAACTCGAGCAGCTTGTTCTGCGCCTTACCCTCCATGTTCGACTGCCCGGCCATGATGAAGACGCGGACCGGCGTGTCGTCGGCTTGGGCGGTGGCGTGGCCGAAGTTGCATAGCAGGACGACGGAAAACAGGATCAGAGCAATGCGCATCGGGGTCTCCATTGTGAAATGTGCGGCGGCCCAATCATAGAAGGAGGCCGGGGCAGTCACATTACAGAGCGATCGCTATGCGTGTACTAAATCGCGCGACAGTGCCGATTTGAGGGCTGAAAAGAACGTTTTTCGTGATGCTTGACGAGCCCTACACCCGGTCCAGCGCCATCTCGTGGGCCTCGTGGTAGAGCTTGGCGAGGTGGCCCCAGTCGAAGCGTTCGCTGTAGGCCTCGACCTGGTTGCGTTGATCGATGCGTTCGCGGCGGGTCTGCTGGCAGAATTTGAACATCGTGTCGGCCAACTGGTCGGCGGCGTGGTTGAAGTCGTGGTGGCGGCGGTGGACGCAGAACAGGCCGGCGGAGCCCTTGCCCTCGGCGGCGGAGACCTGGTCGAGGTAGGAGCCAAAGCCCGAGAGGTCACTGGTGACGGCGGGGACGCCCAGCGCGATCGACTCGAGCGGGGTGTAGCCCCAGGGCTCGTAGTAGCTGGGGAAGACGCCCAGGTGGCAGCCGCGGACAAACTCGTCGTACTCCATCCCCCAGAGCGGGTTGGTCGGGGTGATGAAGTCGGGGTGGAAGATGAACTTGACGGGGTCGCCCGGGTGGTTGAGCAGGTTGCAGCTGCGCAGCGCGTTGAGGACGTCGTCGTTGGCGTCGTCGACCAGGTCGTGCGTCACGATTGATGGGAGCCAGTCGCGCTTCCACGCGTGGATCGAGCGGCGCAGGCGGAGCATCCAGTACTCGTCGACCATCTTGTTAAGGTCGGGGACATTTCCGAGCGCGGCCTGCTCGACGATCTTCGTGCCCAGCTGCTCCATCATGTGGTCGGCGATGTTGCGGAACTCGTCGAGCATCGCGGTCGATTGCAGCTCGCCGACGCTGAGTGATTTGATAGGGGCTTTGGTGATGCAGAAGAAGACGACATTTACGGGGACCTCTGCGACGCGCAGCCGGTGGTTGAGCCGGGCGAGCGCCTCGATGGTGAGGTCCATGCCTTTGTTTCGGTACTCGTATCGGCCGGAGGTGTAGAAGTAGAGGGTCTTGTCGAGGTCGAAGGTGTAGGACGGGAAGAAGTGGGACATCGTGAATTCGTGCAGGCGCTGCTTGGACTTCTGGTGCAGGTTCTGGAATTCGTGGAGCGCGGCGAAGCGTTGGATGTTGAGCCCGTTGGGCAGGAGGACATTGGGCTCGCGTCCCAGGAGGTGCTTGCACTCGAGGCCGGTGATATCGCTGACGGTGGTGAAGACGTGGCTGCCGTGTGCGGCGGCGCGTTCGATGCCGTGCTGGCAGGCGATATTGAAGTGCTCGGCTTCTTTATGTGGGTCGAAGTAGGCGAGGTGGTCGTAGAAGGCCGGGTTACTCATCGCGAGGTATCGGCCCAGCAGGGTGGCGTGGGTCGTGAAGACCGTTGAGCCGGGCCACTGCTCTTTGCGAAGCATGGGGATGGCGACGCCGGCCATCCACTCGTGGAAGTGTGCGACGAGGGGGGTGCGGGGTGTTTCACGTTGGCCGAGGTTGGAAAGTAGCAGCCGGACCATCTCGCCAAACGCGACGACGTCGTCGATGAGCCCGTCGCCGTCGGGCACGGGGATCTGGTGGTCGGCCCAGAGGCGGTACTTGATGTCGCCGAGGTAGCGCTTGACGTCGTTGACGTGGAGCAGCACGGCTTGGGGCCGACCCATGACGAGCCAGCGGCCGTACTCCGCGCCGAAGCCCATGTCGCGCATCTGCTGCACGGCCTGGCCGATGGGGGTGTCCATCTCGTCGGGCTCGGCGGGCTCGAACTCGACCTGCGCGGTGTCGTGGTTGTAGGGTCCGACGAGGCAGTAGCGCTGGCCCCAGCGCGCCATCATGGCGGGGACTTTGGTGCGCAGGACGGTATAGATCCCGCCGAGCTTGTTGCAGACCTCCCAGCCGACCTCGAGCAGCATGGGCTGGGCCTGGGGCATCGCGCCGTCGTGGGGTGTGTTGTCCGGTGCGTCTGCCGGCCCCGGGGGGTCGCTCGCCCGGCGGTTTCGGGGGGGGCGCGTGGTTTTACCTGTCTTGTTTTTCTTTGCCATCGCGGTGGATTGTACCGGGGCGTATCGTTCGCGCGGTTGGGGGCGGGGTCGTGGGGTATAGTGATTTGCGATGCGTGTGTCCCCGGCCGAGCAACTGCGTGATGTTTTGCTGCACCAGCACCTGGATGCGGTGGATGCGTTGCTGTCGCAAGAGCCGGGCGTGCTCACGCGTTTCTTGCCGGAGAAGCGTGCCTGGGGCGAGGAGCAGTGGTTGCCTCTGCATTACGCGGCTTGGATCGGGGACGCGTCGGCGATGCGGCTGTTGATCAAGCACGGCGCAGCGGCCGACAGCCGGACACGCTTTGCGACGCCGCTGCATGCGCGGGAGACGGCGCTGTCGATTGCGTCGCGCAGCGGGCACACGCTCGCCGCGGCGGTGCTGATCGCCCATGGGGCCGAGCCCGAGGTGCGCGACGCGAATAACCTCAGCCCGCTCGCCCACGCCGCGCGGGGCGGGTACATCGAGCTGGTCGATCTGTTGATCCAGCACGCGGTGATGGTCGACCCGATCTGCGACCAGCAGCGCACCCCACTGCACCTGGCGATCTATGGCAGCGACCCGTCGCACGCGATGCGCGCCGATCCGCACGCACACGACGCGACGCGTCCGACTTCCGCCATCGACCGCGCAGCCTGCGCGCGCAGGCGCTCATTGAAGCGCAGGCTAACGTCAACCACTTCTGCTCCAAGGAGCCCGACGGCTACACCCCGCTGCACCGCTGCGTGGCTGTAGGCGACGAGCACCTGCCGACCGCGAAGCTGCTGCTCGAGCACGGTGCCGAGCCGCACCACCCCGACCCGCGCTTCGGGCACACCGCGCTCGACCTCGCTCGCGATCTGCATCGCCCGGCGTTTGTAGCGCTGCTCGAACAGTACACGACGTAGCAGCCCGAGCGCGGGTGCCGCAGTTGATCCGCTGCTCGGAGCGGTCGGCAGTGCGTACTTACAAACACGTTTGTCTCACGTGCAATCGCGAAACGAAGCAACCGTGGCACGTCACCTGTCGTTGGACGCAGCCCGGTTCACACCATCGGCCCAACGATCGACGTCAACGCCAGCACCACCAGCAGCCCGATCATCGCCCAGCGCAGCTCGCGTCTCGGGATCCGATGGCCAAGCCAGAGACCGCCAGCCGTGCCCAGCATCACCGCAGGGACGAGCACGAGCCCCCAGCCCATCGCGATCCACACCGGCCGGCCGTAGATCAAGCCCAGCGCCAGCATCGCCACCGGCATCAGCACAAAAAAGTTCGCCCACAGAAACACCCGCGCGCGTAACGCTGGCCAGTCGTGCGACACGACCCACAACACTACCGGCGGCCCGCCCATCCCCACCGCCCCCGCGAACAGGCCGCTGGCAAAACCCGCGACCCACGTCCACCCCCGCGCGACATGGGCCCTCGGCTTGGTCCGCATCAGCACCTGCAGCGACAGCGCGAGCAAGATAAATCCGCCGATCACCGGCTTGACCACCTGCTTGCCCGCGCCCGACAACCAGTACAGCGCGACAAAGCCCGGCCCATACCCCGCCAGACGCGCCCATACCATCGGCCAGACAAAACCCCAGGGCACCTCCCGCCGGTAGTGCCAGGTCTTGTACCCGCCTTGTACCAACACCCCTGACGATAACACCCCGATCGCCTCAGGCAGTGACAACCCAAGAAGTAACATCAACGGCGTCGCAAACATCCCCGCGCCAAACCCCACCGCCGCCTGAACCGCCCCCGCCGTCAACATGATGAGCGCCAGCCAACAGAGGGTCGTCAGGTCCATAAGCAAACACCAGGCGTCTCTAGAAAAACATCATCACGGCCTGGTTGCTTCAGCAACCAGGCGGCGCTCCCCCCACGGTCTCAAGAAAAACAGGTAAGGAACGAAAGCCCGCCGCTACGACCCCTCGCGCCACTTGATGTTGCACCCCATCGAAGGCACCTGCTCTTGGGGTACCTGCTCCCGATTGACGACTGCGTCCAGCGCCGCGCGGAGGTCTGCGCCGTGCGCCTCGCCGTCACGCGCGTCGTAGTTGCCCGAAGAAATCCGGTGCGGGCGGGTGTCATCAAGCTGCCCGCGGTAGACGAGCTTGTGGTAGCGGTTGAACAGGAAGAAGTCCGGTGTGCACGCCGCGGTGTAGGCCTTCGCCACCGACTGGTCGGCGTCGAGGACGTAGGGGAACGTATAGCCGCGCTCGGCGGCCTCTTCGCGCATCTTGTCCGGCCCGTCGTCGGGGTAGGCCTCGATATCGTTGCTCTGGATCGCGACGAGGCCGACCGTCGCGCCGTAGTCCCGCCCGATGCGTGCCAGCTCGGGCGCGACGTGTTTCACATATGGGCAGTGGTTGCAGATGAACATGACCAGCAGCGGCCGGCCGGCGTAGTCGCCAAGCGAGACGGTGTTGCCAGCGGTGTCGGGCAGCGCGAAGTCCGGCGCGGGTGTGCCCAGCGCGAGCATGTTCGAGGGGGTGAGTGCCATCGTGTTTCCTTTCGTGGGCGGGCAAGCCATCATAGCGGCCGTGTGTCGGCCACCGCGCTGCACCGCTGCGGTTAGGATAGGCGGGTTCGGCCGTACATTTCGAGGCGAGACCCGTGGAACTCTGGCAAATCCTGTTCGAGCTGATCGTCCTCCTGTCGGTGGCGATGGTGCTCGGCGTGATCGCGGAACGGCTCAAGCAGTCGGCCGTGGTCGGCTACATGCTCGCCGGCGTGATCGTCGCCAGCACGCAGGGCCTCATCGAAGATACCGACAAGATCAACACCCTCTCGCAGCTGGGCGTGACGCTGCTGATGTTCACGATCGGGCTCGAGTTCAACTGGTCGCGGCTTAAACGCCTGGGCGTCTCGGCGCTTATCTCCGGGTCGCTGCAGATCGCCGTGACGATGGGCATCGCGTTTGTCTTGGCGTCGGCGTTCGGTTTCTCGTGGCGGGCGGGCGTCGCGCTGGGCGCGGCGATCGCGCTGTCGTCGACAGCCGTGGTCTTGCCGGTGCTTCAACGCCGGGCCGAGGCGGACTCGGTCCACGGCCGATTCGCGCTGGGGGTCTTGCTCGTGCAGGATGTCGCGGTCGTCCCGCTCGTGCTGATCGTCGGTGCGCTCGCGACCCCCGAGGGCCAGGACGCGGCGGGCCCGGGCGCGATCGTCCTGGGGACGCTCAAGGGCTTCGGCGTCGTCGGCGCGTTCGTGCTGCTGTTCTTCTTGTTCAGCAAGTACGCCCTGCCGCCGCTGGTCCGGCTGGCCGCGCCCACCCGCAACCGCGAGGTCTTCACCCTCTTCGCGTTCCTCATGGCGATGGGCTCGGCCTGGCTCGCCAACTTCGTCGGGCTCTCGCCCGCGCTGGGCGCGTTCCTCGCCGCCATCTTCCTGGGCGAGTCCGTCATCGCCACCCAGCTCCGCGGCGATGTCGGTGCGCTTAAGACCGTCTTCGTCACGCTGTTCTTCTCCGCCATCGGCATGTACATCAACCCGATGGAGCTGCTCGCGACGTGGTGGCAGGTGCTCGTCCTTACCGCGCTGATCGTCGTGCTCAAGCCGATGGTCGTCGCGGGGGTCGCGCTGGTCATGAAGCTCACCGTGCGCAGCGCCGTCGCCGCGGGCTGTTCGATGGCGCAGGTCGGGCTGTTCTCCTTTGTCCTTGCGCAGACCGCGCTCGACGGCGCGATCATTGAGCCCGAGACGTTCAAGCTGCTCGTCTCGGCTACGGTCGCGACGCTGTTTCTGACGCCCTACACCGTCGCGATGGGCCGGCCGCTGGGCGAAAAGGCCGACCGCTTCCTCCGCAAACGCGGCTGGGTCAAGTCACGCATCGGCCAGGACCAGGCCGCCGGCGCGATGACCGGCGGGCACCTCGTCGTCGTCGGCTACGGCCCCGCGGGCCGGGAGGTCGTCGCCAGCGCACGCGACAAAGGCCTCCCCGTCATCGTCATCGACCTCAACCCCACCTCCGTCATCGAGGCCCGCAAACTCGGCATCGAGGCCTACGTCGGCGACTCGACCCAGCCCGCCATCCTCCACCTCGCCCGGCTCAAGTCCGCCAGCGCTTTGGTCATCACCCTGCCCGACCACCGACTCACCACCGCCATCATCGTCGAGGCCAAGTCGCTCGTCGACGACCTCCGCATCATCGCCCGCGCCCGCTATCACCGCTACTTCGGCCTGCTCGAAGGCGCCGGCGCGACGACGGTGATCGACGAAGAAACCCAGGTCGGCCGACGCATGGCCGACTACCTCGCCGCCGCGCACACCGAGAGCGAGACCCCGATCACCGACCGCGAGCAAGAGAAGAGCAAGGACAAAGAGAAAGAGAAGGACAAAGAGAAAGACGTCGAAGCCAACGCCCCGCCGGATTTGTTCGCGGATTGATGTTCCTCGTGGGGCAGACATTCCTGTCTGCCATCGGGCGTAGGGTGGGTGGAGCGAGTCCGCGAGCGATGCCCACCACGTCTGAGTCAATCCACCCCGTCATACCAATACCACGCCTCGCCCCTGTTGGGGTGGTAGATCAGTCGGGCCTCTTCCGAATGGAACCGCTGGTTTGGCGAGCCGCCGGTGTAGATCACCAACTGCGCCCACGGGATCGGCCCCGAACCATTCGGCGGGATGAACGCAGAGAGTTGCTGTGTGCCGTAGTTTGGATCGAGTGTCAGCCCCCGCGAGGTGATCGCCGTAATGTCGGCGGGTGTCGCACTGAAATGTAGGTAGGTGTCCTCATAGTCTCCCCAGCCGCTGACTTCGGCCTCATGGATCTGGACGGTGGGCGG
The sequence above is a segment of the Phycisphaeraceae bacterium D3-23 genome. Coding sequences within it:
- a CDS encoding SlyX family protein; protein product: MDPTPRIIALEEKLAHLEKYLGDLDEVVRDLAARLDTQTKGVQQMRSVLEQHLAGGDDTKGSDPDPDPESDRPPHW
- a CDS encoding SpoIIE family protein phosphatase encodes the protein MITPTLPTDEAERLTSLYALEVLDTPGEARFDRIVKLARHVLGVPIAYIAMIDSDRQWFKAKTGLCDLLTETSRADSFCGHAILTDDPLIVPDALEDERFFDNPMVVGEPYIRFYAGYPLKSAQGHNVATLCIADINPRPFDAAQVRTLGHLAELAEQELNMVGVIAAQKDLLETRNALIASQKQLSRELAEAAVYVRSFLPDRLVGLDDAIRVDYQFLESSQLGGDLLGYDTIDDDHLAIWLLDVTGHGVGATLLSISVGNTLRNGTLRADPREPAEVLEELNHAFPMERNNNKFFTIWYGVYQKSTRTLRYTAGGHHPALLLMPQGPARKLGSPGLMVGAVQGATYETESVQVPETGRLYLFSDGLYEVRGGDEDKLLGLDDVYQLIAQPHPDPTTRIQHVVDTVRQYQGPGRSFFDDVSILEVEFAT
- a CDS encoding glycosyltransferase, whose amino-acid sequence is MAKKNKTGKTTRPPRNRRASDPPGPADAPDNTPHDGAMPQAQPMLLEVGWEVCNKLGGIYTVLRTKVPAMMARWGQRYCLVGPYNHDTAQVEFEPAEPDEMDTPIGQAVQQMRDMGFGAEYGRWLVMGRPQAVLLHVNDVKRYLGDIKYRLWADHQIPVPDGDGLIDDVVAFGEMVRLLLSNLGQRETPRTPLVAHFHEWMAGVAIPMLRKEQWPGSTVFTTHATLLGRYLAMSNPAFYDHLAYFDPHKEAEHFNIACQHGIERAAAHGSHVFTTVSDITGLECKHLLGREPNVLLPNGLNIQRFAALHEFQNLHQKSKQRLHEFTMSHFFPSYTFDLDKTLYFYTSGRYEYRNKGMDLTIEALARLNHRLRVAEVPVNVVFFCITKAPIKSLSVGELQSTAMLDEFRNIADHMMEQLGTKIVEQAALGNVPDLNKMVDEYWMLRLRRSIHAWKRDWLPSIVTHDLVDDANDDVLNALRSCNLLNHPGDPVKFIFHPDFITPTNPLWGMEYDEFVRGCHLGVFPSYYEPWGYTPLESIALGVPAVTSDLSGFGSYLDQVSAAEGKGSAGLFCVHRRHHDFNHAADQLADTMFKFCQQTRRERIDQRNQVEAYSERFDWGHLAKLYHEAHEMALDRV
- a CDS encoding ankyrin repeat domain-containing protein → MRVSPAEQLRDVLLHQHLDAVDALLSQEPGVLTRFLPEKRAWGEEQWLPLHYAAWIGDASAMRLLIKHGAAADSRTRFATPLHARETALSIASRSGHTLAAAVLIAHGAEPEVRDANNLSPLAHAARGGYIELVDLLIQHAVMVDPICDQQRTPLHLAIYGSDPSHAMRADPHAHDATRPTSAIDRAACARRRSLKRRLTSTTSAPRSPTATPRCTAAWL
- a CDS encoding ankyrin repeat domain-containing protein, whose amino-acid sequence is MAVGDEHLPTAKLLLEHGAEPHHPDPRFGHTALDLARDLHRPAFVALLEQYTT
- a CDS encoding sulfite exporter TauE/SafE family protein, whose protein sequence is MDLTTLCWLALIMLTAGAVQAAVGFGAGMFATPLMLLLGLSLPEAIGVLSSGVLVQGGYKTWHYRREVPWGFVWPMVWARLAGYGPGFVALYWLSGAGKQVVKPVIGGFILLALSLQVLMRTKPRAHVARGWTWVAGFASGLFAGAVGMGGPPVVLWVVSHDWPALRARVFLWANFFVLMPVAMLALGLIYGRPVWIAMGWGLVLVPAVMLGTAGGLWLGHRIPRRELRWAMIGLLVVLALTSIVGPMV
- a CDS encoding thioredoxin family protein, with amino-acid sequence MALTPSNMLALGTPAPDFALPDTAGNTVSLGDYAGRPLLVMFICNHCPYVKHVAPELARIGRDYGATVGLVAIQSNDIEAYPDDGPDKMREEAAERGYTFPYVLDADQSVAKAYTAACTPDFFLFNRYHKLVYRGQLDDTRPHRISSGNYDARDGEAHGADLRAALDAVVNREQVPQEQVPSMGCNIKWREGS
- a CDS encoding cation:proton antiporter, with product MELWQILFELIVLLSVAMVLGVIAERLKQSAVVGYMLAGVIVASTQGLIEDTDKINTLSQLGVTLLMFTIGLEFNWSRLKRLGVSALISGSLQIAVTMGIAFVLASAFGFSWRAGVALGAAIALSSTAVVLPVLQRRAEADSVHGRFALGVLLVQDVAVVPLVLIVGALATPEGQDAAGPGAIVLGTLKGFGVVGAFVLLFFLFSKYALPPLVRLAAPTRNREVFTLFAFLMAMGSAWLANFVGLSPALGAFLAAIFLGESVIATQLRGDVGALKTVFVTLFFSAIGMYINPMELLATWWQVLVLTALIVVLKPMVVAGVALVMKLTVRSAVAAGCSMAQVGLFSFVLAQTALDGAIIEPETFKLLVSATVATLFLTPYTVAMGRPLGEKADRFLRKRGWVKSRIGQDQAAGAMTGGHLVVVGYGPAGREVVASARDKGLPVIVIDLNPTSVIEARKLGIEAYVGDSTQPAILHLARLKSASALVITLPDHRLTTAIIVEAKSLVDDLRIIARARYHRYFGLLEGAGATTVIDEETQVGRRMADYLAAAHTESETPITDREQEKSKDKEKEKDKEKDVEANAPPDLFAD